The Gadus macrocephalus chromosome 20, ASM3116895v1 genome includes a region encoding these proteins:
- the usp9 gene encoding probable ubiquitin carboxyl-terminal hydrolase FAF-X isoform X10, translating to MTATTRGSPVGGNDSQGQGQAPDAQSQPPLPQNQASSPNSSNENSPVSPPDEPGQGDGPPQLEEEEPAFPHTDLAKLDDMINRPRWVVPVLPKGELEVLLEAAIDLSKKGLDVKCEACQRFFRDGLTISFTKILTDEAVSGWKFEIHRCIINNTHRLVELCVAKLSQDWFPLLELLAMATNPHCKFHIYNGTRPSETVPAGAQLADDELFARPPDPRSPKGWLVDLINKFGTLNGFQMLHDRFMSGQALNVQIIAALIKPFGQCYEFLTLHTVKKYFLPVIEMVPQFLENLTDEELKKEAKNEAKNDALSMIIKSLKNLASRVPGQEETVKNLEIFRLKMILRLLQISSFNGKMNALNEVNKVISSVSYYTHRHNPEEEEWLTAERMAEWIQQNHILSIVLRDSLHQPQYVEKLEKILRFVIKEKALTMQDLDNIWAAQAGKHEAIVKNVHDLLAKLAWDFSPEQLDHLFDCFKASWTNASKKQREKLLELIRRLAEDDKDGVMAHKVLNLLWNLAHSDDVPVDIMDQALSAHIKILDYSCSQDRDTQKIQWIDRFIEELRTNEKWVIPALKQIREICSLFGEAPQNLSQTQRSPHVFYRHDLINQLQHNHALVTLVAENLSAYMETMRQFSKAEQAEFDPQTVRPGSRYSHVQEVQERLNFLRFLLKDGQLWLCAPQAKQIWKCLAENAVFLCDREACFKWLTVCPDANRYSKLMGDEPDLDPDINKDFFENNVLQLDPSLLTENGMKCFERFFKAVNCREGKLVAKRRAYMMDDLELIGLDYLWRVVIQGSDDIASRAIDLMKEIYTNLGPKLQVNQVEIHEDFIQSCFDRLKASYDTLCVLDGDKDSINCARQEAIRMVRVLTVLKEYINECDSDYHEERTILPMSRAFRGKHITLIVRFPNQGRQVDDLDIWSHTNDTIGSVRRGILNRIKANATHTKIELFIGGEAVDPADDRKLIGQLNLKDKTLITAKLTQVSANMPSSPDSSSDSSTGSPGNHGNHYSDGPNPEVESCLPGVIMSLHLRYISFLWQVADLGCNLNMPLLRDGARVLMKLMPPDNTTVANLRAVCLDHAKLGENSLSPTLDSRFFGPSPSQVLYLIEVVYALLMPASATLGEDASDFQYNFLKSGGLPLVLSMLTRNNFLPSADMETRRGAYLNALKIAKLLLTAVGFGHVKAVAEACQPNTEGSVPVSPINQATHDQALVLQSALQNIPNPASECMLRNVAIRLAQQISDENFFQASKYIPDICVIRAIQKIVWASGCGTVQLVFSSNEEISKIYEKTNAAKEPDGEDEQVCCEALEVMTLCFALMPTALDTLSKEKAWQTFIIDLLLHCHSKSVRQMAQEQFFLMATRCCMGHRPLLFFITLLFTVLGSTAKERAKHAGDYFTLLRHLLNYAYNSNINLPNAEVLLNNEIDWLKRIRDEVKQTGETGVEETILEGHIGVTKELLAFQTPEKKYHIGCEKGGANLIKELIDDFIFPASNVYLQYMKSGEFPTEQAIPVCSSPASINAGFELLVALAVGCVRNLKQIVDTLTDMYYRGCETLTEWEYLPPVGPRPTKGFVGLKNAGATCYMNSVIQQLYMIPPIRNGILAIEGTGTDVDDDMSGDEKPENESNVDPRDEVFSYHHQFDDKPASKSEDRKEYNIGVLRHLQVIFGHLAASRLQYYVPRGFWKQFRLWGEPVNLREQHDALEFFNSLVDSLDEALKALGHPPMLSKVLGGSFADQKICQGCPHRYECEESFTTLNVDIRNHQNLLDSMEQYVKGDLLEGANAYHCEKCNKKVDTVKRLLIKKLPPVLAIQLKRFDYDWERECAIKFNDYFEFPRELDMEPYTVAGVAKLEGDDVNPENQVIQQNEPSEPSPPGSSKYRLVGVLVHSGQASGGHYYSYIIQRNGGDGERNRWYKFDDGDVTECKMDDEEEMKNQCFGGEYMGEVFDHMMKRMSYRRQKRWWNAYILFYERMDSLDKDSELVKYISELTLANSKPNQVKMPGVIECSVRKQNVQFMHNRMQYSLEYFQFIKKLLTCNSVYLNPPPGQDHLLPEAEEIAMISVQLAARFLFSTGFHTKKVVRGPASDWYDALCVLLRHSKNVRYWFAHNVLFAYANCFSEYLLECPSAEVRGALAKLIVFIAHFSLQDGPYPSPVTSPVPASPGCDNLSLSDHLLRAVLNLLRREVSEHGRHLQQYFNLFVMYANLGLAEKTQLLKLSVPGTFMLVALDEGPGPPIKYQYAELGKLYTVVSQLVRCCDVSTRMQSSINGNPPLANPYGDANLTTPVMPVQQLVAEILFVRTSYVKKIIEDCSNSEETVKLLRFSCWENPQFSSTVLSELLWQVRDQPCRRGSQPVAYSYTYELRPYLDLLLQILLIEDSWQTHRIHNVLKGIPDDRDGLFDTIQRSKNHYQKRAYQCIKCMVALFSNCSVAYQILQSNGDLKRKWTWAVEWLGDELERRPYTGNPQYTYNNWSPPVQSNETSNGYFLERSHSARMTLAKACELCPEECHLTKHEAVSEEDATMPKSSSPQQLLPGEGTAQQQQHTEPDDQEATEDQDSSPPEDTSLYPHSPGTTQFQQNNHPHGQPYTGPAAQHMNNPQRPGPATAPATGTSLTPTQTPTLTPAPGPGPGPGPGPTPGPGQVQGPGPGPGPRAQENWESTEEVTPAPAPAPAPTPPKE from the exons AGGTGTAtcatcaacaacacacaccggCTGGTGGAGCTGTGTGTGGCCAAGCTCTCTCAGGACTGGTTCCCTCTACTTGAGCTGCTGGCCATGGCCACCAACCCCCACTGCAAGTTCCACATCTACAACGGCACGCGGCCCTCAGAGACCGTTCCCGCCGGGGCCCAGCTGGCCGACGATGAGCTATtcgcccgccctccagaccctCGCTCCCCCAAG GGCTGGTTGGTGGACCTAATAAACAAATTTGGCACGTTAAACGGGTTCCAAATGCTGCACGATCGCTTCATGAGTGGCCAAGCACTGAACGTCCAGATCATCGCTGCACTTATCAA GCCTTTTGGCCAGTGTTACGAGTTCCTCACATTGCACACAGTGAAGAAGTACTTCCTCCCAGTCATTGAGATGGTCCCCCAGTTTCTGGAGAACCTGACCGACGAAGAGCTAAAAAAAGAGGCCAAGAATGAAGCCAAAAACGATGCACTGTCCATGATAATCAAGTCCCTGAAGAACCTGGCATCTCGTGTCCCAGGGCAGGAGGAGACCGTGAAGAATTTAGAGATTTTTAGGTTAAAAATGATTCTTAG GTTATTGCAAATTTCCTCTTTTAACGGGAAAATGAATGCACTAAATGAGGTGAACAAGGTGATCTCCAGTGTCTCCTACTACACCCACCGGCATAacccagaggaagaggagtggttGACTGCGGAGCGCATGGCT GAGTGGATCCAGCAAAACCATATCCTGTCGATTGTGCTCAGGGACAGCCTGCACCAGCCACAATATGTTGAGAAACTGGAGAAAATCCTGCGCTTCGTCATCAAGGAGAAAGCACTTACCATGCAGGATCTAGACAATATCTGGGCTGCACAG gctgGCAAGCACGAGGCCATAGTGAAAAACGTCCACGATCTTCTCGCCAAGCTGGCATGGGATTTCTCCCCCGAGCAGCTCGACCACCTCTTTGACTGTTTTAAG GCAAGCTGGACCAACGCAAGCAAGAAGCAGCGGGAGAAGCTCCTTGAGCTGATCCGGCGTCTGGCGGAGGACGATAAGGACGGGGTGATGGCCCACAAGGTTCTCAACCTGCTGTGGAACCTGGCCCACAGCGACGACGTGCCCGTGGACATCATGGACCAGGCCCTTAGCGCACACATTAAGATACTGGACTATAGCTGCTCACAG GACAGGGATACGCAGAAGATCCAATGGATCGACCGCTTCATAGAGGAGCTGCGCACCAACGAGAAATGGGTGATACCGGCCCTGAAGCAGATCAGAGAGATATGTAGCCTGTTCGGAGAAGCCCCACAGAACCTTAG TCAAACGCAGAGGAGCCCCCATGTTTTCTACCGCCATGACCTGATCAACCAGCTGCAGCACAACCATGCCTTGGTCACCCTGGTGGCTGAAAACCTCTCCGCCTACATGGAGACCATGAGGCAGTTTTCCAAAG CGGAACAGGCAGAGTTTGACCCCCAGACAGTGAGGCCTGGGAGTCGCTACAGCCACGTCCAGGAAGTACAGGAGCGGCTCAACTTCCTGAg GTTTCTGTTGAAAGACGGCCAGCTGTGGTTGTGTGCCCCCCAGGCCAAGCAAATCTGGAAATGTCTGGCTGAGAACGCCGTGTTCCTCTGTGACCGGGAAGCCTGCTTCAAATG GCTCACGGTCTGCCCCGATGCCAACAGGTATTCAAAGCTGATGGGGGACGAGCCAGACCTCGATCCAGACATCAACAAAGACTTCTTTGAGAACAACGTGCTGCAGCTGGACCCCTCCCTGCTGACGGAGAACGGCATGAAGTGCTTTGAGCGGTTCTTCAAGGCCGTCAACTGCAGGGAGGGCAAGCTGGTGGCCAAGCGCCGGGCCTACATGATGGACGACCTGGAGTTGATAGGGCTGGACTACCTCTGGAGG gTGGTTATTCAAGGAAGTGATGACATCGCCAGCCGAGCCATAGACCTAATGAAGGAGATCTACACAAACCTCGGACCAAAACTGCAAGTCAATCAG GTGGAGATCCACGAGGATTTCATCCAGTCCTGCTTCGACCGGCTGAAGGCGTCCTACGACACGCTGTGTGTGTTGGACGGGGACAAGGACAGCATCAACTGTGCGCGCCAGGAGGCGATCCGCATGGTGCGCGTGCTCACCGTGCTCAAGGAGTACATCAACGAGTGTGACAGCGACTACCACGAGGAGCGGACCATACTGCCCATGTCCAG GGCTTTCCGAGGGAAGCACATCACGTTGATCGTGCGTTTCCCGAACCAGGGTCGCCAGGTGGACGACCTGGACATCTGGTCCCACACCAACGACACCATCGGCTCGGTGCGGCGGGGCATCCTCAACCGGATAAAGGCCAACGCCACGCACACCAAGATAGAGCTCTTCATCGGCGGGGAGGCCGTGGACCCGGCCGACGACCGCAAGCTCATTGGACAGCTCAACCTGAAGGATAAGACG CTGATCACAGCCAAGCTGACTCAGGTGAGCGCCAACATGCCCTCCAGTCCGGACAGCTCCTCCGATTCGTCAACCGGTTCGCccggtaaccatggcaaccactACAGCGACGGGCCCAACCCTGAGGTGGAGAGCTGCCTGCCTGGTGTG atcATGTCGTTGCACCTGCGTTACATCTCCTTCCTGTGGCAGGTTGCCGACCTGGGCTGCAACCTCAACATGCCTCTGCTCAGAGATGGAGCCCGCGTGCTTATGAAGCTCATGCCCCCTG ATAACACCACCGTGGCCAATCTGCGCGCCGTGTGTCTGGACCACGCCAAGCTGGGCGAGAACAGCCTCAGCCCCACACTGGACTCCCGCTTCTTCGGCCCCTCGCCCTCACAAGTGCTCTACCTCATCGAG GTGGTGTACGCTCTCCTGATGCCCGCCAGCGCCACCCTGGGGGAGGACGCCAGCGACTTCCAGTACAACTTCCTGAAGAGCGGCGGGCTGCCGCTGGTGCTGAGCATGCTCACCAGGAACAACTTCCTGCCGTCGGCGGACATGGAGACGCGGCGCGGGGCCTACCTCAACGCGCTCAAGATCGCCAAGCTGCTGCTGACCGCCGTGGGCTTCGGGCACGTCAAGGCCGTGGCGGAGGCCTGCCAGCCCAACACCGAGGGCAGTGTCCCCGTCTCACCG ATCAACCAGGCCACTCACGACCAGGCCCTGGTCCTACAGAGCGCCTTGCAGAACATCCCCAACCCGGCGTCTGAATGCATGCTGCGCAACGTGGCCATCCGTCTGGCCCAGCAGATCTCAGATGAG AACTTCTTCCAGGCCTCAAAGTACATCCCGGACATCTGTGTGATCCGGGCGATACAGAAGATCGTCTGGGCTTCGGGCTGTGGCACAGTGCAGCTCGTCTTCAGCTCCAACGAGGAGATCAGCAAGATCTATGAGAAG ACCAACGCGGCTAAGGAGCCCGACGGGGAGGACGAGCAGGTATGCTGCGAGGCCCTGGAGGTGATGACCCTGTGTTTCGCCCTCATGCCCACGGCTCTGGACACCCTCAGTAAGGAGAAGGCCTGGCAGACCTTCATCATAGACCTGCTGCTCCACTGTCACAGCAA GTCGGTGCGTCAGATGGCCCAGGAGCAGTTCTTCCTGATGGCCACCAGGTGTTGCATGGGCCACAgacccctcctcttcttcatcaccCTCCTCTTCACTGTGCTCGGG AGCACTGCCAAAGAGCGGGCCAAGCACGCGGGCGACTACTTCACCCTGCTGCGACACCTGCTTAACTACGCCTACAACAGCAACATCAACCTTCCCAACGCTGAGGTGCTGCTCAACAACGAGATCGACTGGCTCAAGAGGATCCGG GATGAGGTCAAGCAGACGGGTGAGACGGGTGTGGAGGAGACCATCCTGGAAGGTCACATCGGCGTGACGAAGGAGCTGCTGGCCTTCCAGACCCCAGAGAAGAAGTACCACATTGGCTGTGAGAAAGGCGGCGCAAACCTCATCAAG GAGCTGATCGACGACTTCATCTTCCCGGCGTCCAACGTCTACCTGCAGTACATGAAGAGCGGCGAGTTCCCCACGGAGCAGGCCATTCCGGTGTGCAGCAGCCCGGCCTCCATCAACGCTGGCTTCGAGCTGCTGGTGGCCCTGGCCGTCGGCTGCGTCCGCAACCTCAAGCAGATCGTGGACACTCTGACGGACATGTACTACCGAG gatGCGAGACCCTCACGGAGTGGGAGTACCTTCCCCCTGTGGGGCCCCGGCCCACCAAGGGCTTCGTGGGTCTGAAGAACGCGGGCGCCACCTGCTACATGAACTCGGTCATCCAGCAGCTCTACATGATCCCCCCCATCCGCAACGGCATCCTGGCCATCGAGGGCACGGGCACCGACGTGGACGACGACATGTCTGGGGACGAGAAGCCGGAGAACGAG AGCAACGTGGACCCGCGCGACGAGGTGTTCAGCTACCACCACCAGTTCGACGACAAGCCGGCCAGCAAGtcggaggacaggaaggagtaCAACATCGGGGTGCTGCGCCACCTGCAGGTCATCTTCGGCCACCTGGCGGCCTCCAGGCTGCAGTACTACGTCCCCAGGGGATTCTGGAAGCAGTTCAg GTTATGGGGGGAGCCGGTGAATCTGCGGGAGCAGCACGATGCTCTGGAGTTCTTCAACTCGCTGGTGGACAGTCTGGACGAGGCCTTGAAAGCCCTCGGACACCCCCCTATGCTCAGCAAAGTGCTGGGAGGCTCCTTTGCCGACCAGAAGATTTGTCAGGGTTGCCCCCACAG GTACGAGTGTGAGGAGTCTTTCACCACGCTGAATGTAGACATCAGGAATCACCAGAACCTGCTGGACTCCATGGAGCAGTATGTGAAAGGGGACCTGCTTGAGGGTGCCAACGCCTACCACTGTGAGAAGTGCAACAAGAAG GTGGACACGGTGAAGCGGCTGCTGATCAAGAAGCTGCCCCCGGTGCTGGCCATCCAGCTGAAGCGCTTCGACTACGACTGGGAGCGGGAGTGCGCCATCAAGTTCAACGACTACTTCGAGTTCCCCCGGGAGCTGGACATGGAGCCGTACACGGTGGCGGGCGTGGCCAAGCTGGAGGGGGACGACGTCAACCCCGAGAACCAGGTGATCCAGCAGAACGAGCCCTCGGAGCCCTCGCCCCCCGGCAGCTCCAAGTACCGCCTGGTGGGGGTGCTGGTGCACTCGGGGCAGGCCAGCGGCGGCCACTACTACTCCTACATCATCCAGAGGAACGGCGGCGACGGCGAGCGCAACCGCTGGTACAAGTTCGACGACGGCGACGTGACGGAGTGCAAGatggacgacgaggaggagatgaagaaccAGTGCTTCGGCGGCGAGTACATGGGCGAGGTGTTTGACCACATGATGAAGAGGATGTCGTACCGCCGGCAGAAGCGCTGGTGGAACGCCTACATCCTCTTCTACGAGCGCATGGACTCCTTGGACAAAGACAGCGAGCTGGTCAAGTACATCTCGGAGCTGACGCTGGCCAACAGCAAGCCCAACCAGGTCAAGATGCCGGGCGTCATCGAGTGCAGCGTGCGCAAGCAGAACGTCCAGTTCATGCACAACCGGATGCAATACAGCTTGGAATATTTCCAGTTCATTAAGAAGCTCCTCACCTGTAACAGTGTCTATTTAAACCCTCCTCCAG GGCAAGACCATCTGTTGCCCGAGGCCGAGGAGATCGCTATGATTAGTGTCCAGCTGGCTGCCAGGTTCCTCTTCAGCACAGGTTTCCACACAAAGAAAGTAGTGCGTGGTCCTGCCAGCGACTG GTATGATGCCCTGTGTGTCCTCCTAAGACACAGTAAGAACGTCCGCTACTGGTTTGCACACAACGTCCTGTTCGCCTACGCCAACTGCTTCTCCGAGTACCTGCTGGAGTGCCCGAGCGCCGAGGTCCGCGGCGCCCTGGCCAAGCTCATCGTCTTCATCGCACACTTCTCCCTCCAAGACGGGCCCTACccctcccccgtcacctccccCGTACCCGCCAGTCCG GGCTGTGATAACCTGAGTCTGAGCGACCACCTCCTGCGAGCTGTGCTCAACCTGCTGAGGAGGGAGGTGTCTGAACACGGCCGTCACCTGCAGCAGTACTTTAACCTCTTTGTGATGTACGCCAATCTGG GGCTAGCAGAGAAGACTCAGCTGCTCAAGCTGAGCGTGCCGGGCACCTTCATGCTGGTGGCTCTGGACGAGGGCCCCGGCCCTCCCATCAAGTACCAGTATGCCGAGCTGGGCAAGCTGTACACCGTGGTCTCCCAGCTGGTGCGGTGCTGCGACGTCTCCACGCGCATGCAGTCCTCCATCAACG gTAACCCTCCTCTAGCAAACCCTTACGGGGACGCCAACCTGACCACGCCGGTCATGCCGGTGCAGCAGCTGGTGGCTGAGATCCTGTTTGTGCGGACCAGCTACGTGAAGAAGATCATCGAGGACTGCAGCAACTCTGAGGAGACGGTGAAGCTGCTGCGCTTCAGCTGCTGGGAGAACCCCCAGTTCTCCTCCACGGTGCTCAGCGAGCTCCTCTGGCAGGTGAGGGACCAACCCTGCAGACGTGGTTCCCAACCG GTGGCGTATTCCTACACCTATGAGCTGAGGCCTTACCTGGACCTGCTGCTACAGATCCTGCTAATCGAGGATTCCTGGCAAACGCACCG GATCCACAACGTGCTCAAGGGCATCCCCGACGACAGGGACGGGCTGTTTGACACCATTCAGCGCTCCAAAAACCACTATCAGAAGCGGGCCTACCAGTGCATCAAGTGCATGGTGGCGCTCTTCAGCAACTGCTCCGTGGCGTACCAGATCCTGCAG AGCAACGGCGACCTGAAGCGCAAGTGGACGTGGGCGGTGGAGTGGCTGGGCGACGAGCTGGAGCGGAGACCTTACACGGGGAACCCCCAGTACACCTACAACAACTGGTCGCCCCCCGTCCAGAGCAACGAGACCTCCAACGGCTACTTCCTGGAGCGCTCCCACAGCGCACGCATGACCCTGGCCAAGGCCTGCGAGCTCTGTCCCGAGGAG TGTCACTTAACGAAGCACGAGGCTGTGTCTGAAGAAGACGCCACAATGCCGAAATCGTCCTCGCCACAGCAGCTTTTGCCAGGGGAAGGCAcggcacagcagcagcagcacact GAGCCTGACGACCAGGAGGCCACCGAAGACCAGGACTCTTCCCCTCCAGAAGACACCTCCCTCTACCCTCACTCTCCTGGAACTACTCAGTTTCAGCAG AACAACCACCCCCATGGACAGCCATACACGGGGCCGGCCGCCCAGCACATGAACAACCCGCAGCGCCCTGGGCCGGCCACCGCCCCGGCGACGGGCACCTCCCTGACCCCGACGCAgaccccaaccctgacccccgccccaggcccaggcccaggcccaggcccaggcccgaCCCCCGGTCCCGGCCAGGTCCAAGGTCCGGGGCCGGGCCCGGGGCCGCGAGCACAAGAGAACTGGGAGAGCACTGAGGAGGTGACCCCGGCGCCCGCTCCCGCTCCCGCGCCTACTCCACCCAAGGAGTAA